In one window of Helianthus annuus cultivar XRQ/B chromosome 17, HanXRQr2.0-SUNRISE, whole genome shotgun sequence DNA:
- the LOC110920998 gene encoding probable galacturonosyltransferase-like 9, giving the protein MLNDAVLLLLLLSFPLTCFGIRYFPSNGEKTEIHLGSDILSGFTEAPDYRNGVDCSRATIHIAMTIDLEYLRGTIAAVHSVLRHASCPENIFFHFIAAEFDPATPRDLTRLIRSTFPTLHFKMYIFREDRVINLISSSIRIALENPLNYARNYLGEILDPSITRVIYLDSDIIIVDDIAKLWNITLHHNRVIGAPEYCHTNFTKYFTDNFWANPGMSTWVFKKRPCYFNTGVMVMDMNQWRKGMSQKKLEHWMEVQRSKRIYELGSLPPFLLVFGGNIEPIHHRWNQHGLGGDNVKGSCRTLHSGPVSLLHWSGKGKPWVRLDDKRPCPLDHLWEPYDLYKGKRDGRRIAVGSDGLEGYSGYFE; this is encoded by the coding sequence ATGTTAAACGACGCCGTTCTCCTTCTATTACTGTTATCTTTCCCGTTAACATGCTTCGGGATCCGTTATTTTCCGTCCAACGGAGAAAAAACAGAGATCCATTTAGGATCCGACATCTTATCCGGGTTCACCGAAGCTCCAGACTACCGTAACGGCGTAGACTGCTCACGTGCCACCATTCACATCGCAATGACGATTGATTTAGAATACCTACGTGGCACAATCGCCGCCGTCCATTCCGTCCTCCGCCACGCGTCATGCCCAGAAAACATCTTCTTCCATTTCATCGCTGCAGAGTTCGACCCGGCTACCCCACGTGACTTGACCCGACTTATAAGATCAACCTTCCCAACACTCCACTTCAAGATGTACATCTTCCGTGAAGACAGAGTCATTAATCTGATCTCGTCATCGATCCGAATCGCACTAGAAAACCCGTTAAACTACGCCCGAAACTACCTGGGCGAGATACTTGACCCGAGTATCACCCGGGTCATTTACCTCGACTCAGATATAATCATCGTCGACGATATAGCAAAGCTATGGAATATTACATTACATCACAACCGGGTTATCGGAGCCCCGGAATATTGCCATACAAATTTTACAAAATACTTTACCGATAACTTCTGGGCAAACCCGGGTATGTCTACCTGGGTCTTTAAAAAACGTCCGTGTTATTTTAACACGGGCGTAATGGTAATGGATATGAACCAATGGAGAAAAGGCATGAGTCAGAAAAAATTAGAGCACTGGATGGAAGTCCAGAGGAGTAAAAGAATATATGAACTGGGCTCGTTACCCCCGTTTTTACTAGTCTTCGGGGGCAACATTGAGCCCATTCACCACAGGTGGAACCAGCACGGGCTCGGTGGGGATAATGTGAAAGGGAGTTGTCGGACCTTGCATTCGGGTCCGGTTAGTTTGTTGCATTGGAGTGGTAAAGGGAAGCCGTGGGTGCGGCTTGATGACAAGAGGCCGTGCCCGTTGGATCATTTGTGGGAGCCGTACGATCTTTATAAAGGTAAGCGTGATGGGCGTCGGATAGCCGTTGGATCTGATGGTTTGGAGGGGTATTCTGGGtattttgaatga
- the LOC110926504 gene encoding formin-like protein 8 — MAVTIHFPPLLLLLLYSSYFIHESVQLAPQNIQVFYPVPLLPPPLPRPPPPSPPPPPPPLLPPTTDTTTPTPTPVFTSPPSSSSNKTVAKAVAATAATTLVLSGLLFLLLVRYKRYRKEKGKETGETDLQGGNDNRNNRNTIDPVLMMNDQFTRIEGIKGVIVDEEGLDVLYWKNLDDDDDDHGNKKTVFKKEVLRINEKEEEKRMTGVDFSGRKSKKVDVQIQEIPLLRGKSSGSHVWPVEEEIQSQHDIPPVVNQEILIRSLTSSRSPPPTPPSPPTPPPPPPPPPPPPPPVVAAKKSHVPPPLLVPKSGSLTSSSSKPPPPQVKLKPLHWDKVNANVGHPTAWDQVNNGSFRFDGDLMEALFGTVAANKKSPRDNSSPSPKSKLKSGPPSQRFILETRKSQNIAIILRSLVVSRQEIIDCLLEGKGLDIDTLEKLTKISPTKEEEELILNYDQDITRLADAESFLYHILRAVPSAFTRFNAMFFKLSYTSEVSQIKNTLQTLEAACRELKTRGLFVKLLEAILKSGNRMNAGTSRGNAQAFNLNSLLKLSDVKSSDGKTTLLHFVVEEVVRLEGKRCMINRNHSLRNSTASLKSDASRGKDYIMLGLPIVGGVSSEYSNVKKAAGIDYEAVLKSCEKLSDRLDEIMKIVEECGGDGGHGFMREMEKFVERAEREIQVLRNEQERVIEIVKKTNEYYHVGGSKDKGRKLFQLFVIVKTFLEMVDKACVEIAIKLQKRRNVNGEEAATVVPPMPMSPTRPSVKFPVLPPNFISSSSSESDSDEDL, encoded by the exons ATGGCTGTCACAATccattttccaccattgttgctTCTCTTATTATATTCATCTTATTTTATACACGAATCTGTCCAGCTGGCCCCTCAAAACATTCAAGTGTTTTATCCTGTCCCTCTTCTTCCTCCTCCACTTCCacgtccaccaccaccatcaccaccaccaccaccaccgccactgcTGCCGCCAACGACTGATACCACGACACCTACTCCCACTCCCGTCTTCACCAGCCCCCCATCAAGTTCATCGAATAAAACCGTTGCTAAAGCGGTTGCTGCGACAGCTGCAACTACTTTGGTTTTATCAGGGTTGTTGTTTTTACTACTTGTGAGGTATAAACGTTACCGAAAAGAAAAGGGAAAAGAAACGGGTGAGACGGATTTACAAGGTGGAAACGATAACAGAAATAACAGAAATACCATTGATCCCGTTTTGATGATGAATGATCAGTTTACGAGAATTGAAGGGATCAAAGGGGTGATTGTTGATGAAGAAGGATTAGATGTACTTTACTGGAAGAAtcttgatgatgacgacgatGATCACGGGAataaaaaaactgtttttaaGAAAGAAGTTTTAAGGATCaatgagaaagaagaagaaaagagaatGACAGGAGTTGACTTTAGTGGAAGAAagtcaaagaaagttgatgtTCAAATTCAAGAAATTCCTTTACTTAGAGGAAAATCTTCAGGTTCTCATGTTTGGCCTGTAGAAGAGGAAATACAAAGTCAACATGATATTCCTCCGGTTGTgaatcaagaaatattaattaGAAGTCTGACGTCGTCACGGTCTCCGCCACCAACACCACCTTCACCGCCGACGccgccgccaccgccaccgccaccaccacctccaccgccTCCGGTAGTGGCAGCGAAGAAGAGTCATGTCCCACCACCACTGTTAGTGCCAAAATCAGGTagtttgacttcatcatcatcaaaaccaccACCACCTCAGGTGAAACTCAAGCCACTGCATTGGGATAAAGTCAACGCTAATGTGGGACATCCTACGGCATGGGACCAGGTGAACAACGGTTCTTTCAG GTTCGATGGTGATCTCATGGAAGCACTTTTCGGGACCGTAGCCGCAAACAAAAAATCACCACGAGATAACAGCTCGCCATCTCCAAAATCCAAACTGAAATCAGGTCCACCATCTCAACGATTCATCCTTGAAACCCGCAAATCACAAAACATAGCAATAATTCTTCGATCGTTGGTCGTTTCACGACAAGAAATCATTGATTGCCTTCTTGAAGGAAAAGGATTAGACATTGATACCCTTGAAAAGCTCACGAAAATCAGCCCGACAAAAGAAGAGGAGGAACTTATTCTTAATTACGATCAAGACATCACGAGGCTAGCAGACGCTGAATCTTTTCTTTATCACATCCTACGAGCTGTTCCTTCGGCGTTTACTCGATTCAATGCTATGTTCTTTAAGTTAAGTTACACCTCCGAAGTGTCACAAATCAAGAACACTTTACAAACACTTGAAGCGGCTTGCAGAGAGCTTAAAACACGTGGGCTTTTCGTTAAACTTCTCGAAGCAATTCTAAAATCTGGAAACCGAATGAATGCAGGGACTTCAAGAGGAAATGCTCAAGCGTTTAATCTGAATTCGCTTTTGAAATTATCCGATGTTAAAAGCAGTGACGGGAAGACAACTCTGCTTCATTTTGTTGTTGAAGAAGTTGTTCGATTAGAGGGGAAACGATGCATGATTAATCGAAATCACAGCTTAAGAAACAGTACCGCTAGCTTAAAGAGTGATGCCTCTAGAGGCAAAGATTACATAATGCTCGGATTACCTATCGTAGGAGGAGTAAGTTCCGAGTATTCTAACGTCAAGAAAGCTGCCGGAATCGACTATGAGGCCGTTTTGAAATCGTGTGAGAAGTTAAGCGATCGTTTGGATGAAATCATGAAAATTGTGGAAGAATGCGGCGGAGATGGTGGACACGGTTTCATGAGGGAAATGGAGAAGTTTGTCGAGAGGGCAGAACGGGAAATTCAAGTGTTGAGGAACGAACAAGAACGGGTCATCGAGATTGTGAAGAAAACGAATGAATATTATCATGTGGGGGGTTCGAAAGATAAAGGAAGAAAACTGTTTCAGTTATTTGTGATAGTTAAGACTTTTCTTGAAATGGTTGATAAGGCTTGTGTTGAAATTGCTATAAAACTGCAGAAGAGGAGAAATGTTAACGGAGAGGAGGCGGCAACAGTGGTGCCGCCAATGCCCATGTCGCCAACCCGACCGTCGGTGAAGTTTCCGGTGTTGCCGCCAAATTTTATTAGTAGCAGTTCAAGTGAATCagattccgatgaagatttgTAA
- the LOC110926505 gene encoding U11/U12 small nuclear ribonucleoprotein 31 kDa protein codes for MVGSRYSDDDEDDVFYYRYSSAPQQQPLSSSSSDKTLTKSSSNRNRSGGLAPSKSTVYVSNLDYTLTNSDIFTIFSTFGKVAKVTILRDRVTRESRGVAFVLFVVRDDAVKAVTGINGKVLNGRTLTASIAADNGRAPEFIRRRVYKDKSRCYECGEGGHLSYECPKNQLGPRERPQPSKRGRREGCGGGGGYRRSNEEDEESGGEEVFENDDWASVVDNGADERLLGGGDVSRDEGRKKGKMKKASYFSDESDNEE; via the coding sequence ATGGTTGGATCAAGatacagtgatgatgatgaagatgatgtatTTTACTATAGATATTCCTCTGCACCACAACAACAAcctttatcatcatcatcttcagaCAAAACCCTAACAAAATCCTCTTCGAATCGGAATCGAAGTGGCGGTTTAGCCCCATCGAAATCGACTGTTTACGTTAGCAACCTCGATTACACCCTTACGAATTCTGATATATTCACAATCTTCTCCACATTTGGGAAGGTTGCCAAGGTCACCATCCTTAGAGACAGGGTCACTCGAGAGAGCCGTGGCGTTGCTTTCGTGTTGTTTGTTGTTCGTGATGATGCCGTAAAAGCGGTTACGGGAATTAATGGTAAGGTTCTTAATGGTAGGACGTTGACTGCTTCGATAGCGGCTGATAACGGTAGGGCGCCAGAGTTTATTAGGAGACGGGTGTATAAAGATAAGAGTAGGTGTTACGAGTGTGGAGAGGGTGGGCATTTGTCGTATGAGTGTCCAAAGAACCAGTTAGGGCCGCGCGAGCGGCCACAGCCGTCGAAACGAGGTAGGAGAGAGGGttgtgggggtgggggtgggtatAGGCGGAGTAACGAGGAGGATGAGGAAAGTGGCGGTGAGGAGGTGTTTGAGAACGATGATTGGGCGTCGGTGGTGGATAATGGGGCGGATGAGAGATTGTTGGGTGGTGGAGATGTGAGTCGGGATGAAGGTAGGAAGAAAGGGAAGATGAAGAAAGCGAGTTATTTTAGTGATGAGAGTGACAACGAGGAATGA